The Raphanus sativus cultivar WK10039 chromosome 6, ASM80110v3, whole genome shotgun sequence sequence tttcaatacaaatttcaaaattaaaatattaagatctCGATAATTTTTCAATGCAGATTttgaaataacatatttatatatattttagatagtagctaatttaatataaatgatatatataatataaatatttattaatgagACTTCATATTCATACGATTTATGATcatctaatttattaaaatagaagtacaaaatGAAATTAACCATTTCACttgcacaatatttacaatCCAATGCCATTGTAATAGTTAATAGATCTAAAATTAAGTATCATCTgtattttcctaattcaatAACTTATTTCCTAACTAGATTCTAAactaaaataactaattaaattcaatttaatgCAAATGATAAACTACCTAATCCTAATTTTTAGCATTTATTATCGttttcaaatacaaaattataaaacatacttaaacaaacaattttttaaactCATTAATTCAAAAccgaaattttaaataattaattaatattattaactaattaataagatgacaaaaaataattattaaacatgACTAAACAAACATAGTTTTATTACTTTTTTGctgtatgttttattttttcattgaTGTAACATACAGAACTAATGGccacattttcaaattttgtaggATTCTGATAAATAGTCAATTAGTAACGGTACGAGAGCTTTTGTTTGTGTCACTGTGATACTTCCTTTGTCTGAACCGACGACATGAGAGTGGCTtcaggaaaaaaatataaacaccAGACAAATACTCATaaaacaaagattttttttacattctAACACACTTTATGACTTTGCTATTTCATCCTGAGACACATTCCACTTGTGACAACCTTTTTGGTGAATGAAAGACATATATGTCCTCTGACTAAAGGAAAAGGTGAAAATTGAACCAACTCGTTTACCAAATCATACCAAACCCCTCTTTTACCAATCTCCAAACCCTTTCAAAATatctattttcaaattttaaaatactaaatctCTCTCAAACCATCTCTCTTGTGACAATTTCTAAGAACCCTAGATTCTCACAAACACTCTGACTTTCTCCGTCTTCCCAAACACACCATCTTTATCATTCTGGTTCTCAGAAATGCGAGGTTAATTTCTTCAAAATCCATGCCTTTTTGGTTTGGATTCTGGTTCCAAGCTCTTTATCCATCTATAGATTTGTGAAGTTTTGATTCTGATTTCGTTGGTTTACAGTGTCAATTTGAATCTAAAAACCCAGATTTGTgtagtttcaatatttttttttttgatattgtcCCTTCGTACCCAAACTTATGCTTAACTGTTTAGATTTGtgaagtttcaatttttttccttttttgaatCCAAAATTATGCTTTCAATGTTTAGATTTGTGAAGTTTTGATTTCATCTTTTATTTTGGATTATGTTCCCTTGTTTCGTACATAGACTTATGCTTCTCTGTTTTCATGTTCTATTAGGAAACAACCTAATAGATCTTGGTTTTTCGTCATAAGTTGTACCAGCTTTGGAAAGAGAGGTCACTGCTTTGTGCTGTTTTCTTACCTAAGTTTATCTGCTTCTTGCAACATGTGGaacttttattttggttttggacTGAGATTGCTTAGTTTATCTCTGGATCATGACttagattttttgtttgtttcagataTGGTCCTCATTTATGACAACCAGTGATTTCTGGCTTGGGAGAAGATAACAAACCCTTCACATGCACCATGGACTCCATTGAAGCTAAGTAAGCACATATCATCCTTGTCAAATCGACAGAAGACAAACCAGACGATTGCCAGCGGCGTGTGGACTGAGGAGCAGCTTCCCGGACCGAGGTGGTAAGTGTACAACTCAACGATTGCACCTCGAGTTGTTCTTCCTGAGTAAACTCAGAAGTTCTAGTGACAATTATCTCaagctttctttctctctctctctctatctattgGAGGAAGATGATAGATTTGACTACACTTGTTTTGTGGATGTGGATACAACTTTATagataaattttcatatacaaATCCTTGTCCAcaacttttgtttttctatCCATGTATTCTCCATCTTTTGTATTAATGTCCACAATCTTCGTTTTCCataaactttctttttttcctccataaactttgttttatttttcctgAACTTGTACGTGGATGTTATTGGTTTGAACTTATCAACTTGTTCATCTTTGAGATAGTGGATACATTAGCCTCCACATCCACAGTTTTTCAATATGTTAAAGTTTCTTAATCATGCTTAGTTTTTAAGTAACTGCTCTATACACTATATTAAACTTTGATTTCCAATCCCAAAATTTAAGAGATATCCCTTGTTCTTTATTTATGGTCAGACATCCACATCCATAATATAGCCAAAATCTTTATCGTCCGCATCCACAATATAATCAAAATctttgttcaaaaaataaaataatgatttcaaATAATTCGAAACATACACAAAAAGTTCGAACACGTGATGTCGTAAACCAATTCCTCAATCAGAACCGGTGTTTCCTAACCAAACACAACGCATTCAGTCATCAAGGGCATAGTTGTCCATATATCATCTTGGACCCACATAAATGTGCCTCACATGTAGGATGTGGCTCTGAGTGTAAGGAAAAATCATAAAGTGGCCTAGAGTGTAATCAACtctaaaacaaaagaaaacatagcAAGTGGATATTTGTTGCTACAGTTTAGGAGATTTCTCAATCCCAACTACATACCACAAAAGAATCATTCCCATAAACCTAAGATGAAGACGTGACTGTCATCGGTGGTTTTAAGAGGTTGAGGAAGAAGAATTTGTATTGAGATTAAGATAAAGTGTTATTAGGTGCAAGATGATTTAAGATatctaactagattttgacccgcgctttcaaagcgcgggtttatgtttgatgaaaattttatataatcacatttatataatacgtcttgtatatgtatttatataatccgtctcatatatgtattttatatccagatttatgttcggtaaaactatattatacatgtatttttaggtttttaattttgaattagatattttaaatataaatcaatataacagttttatagttttgatcggtgttttgaaattcgactgagacctgcggttgaacggattaccggttgatcaaagataaattcagttcgggtttgaaaaaaacaaaatttaaaaatctaataaaaactactaaaatcgaaatccggttaccggttgaaccactggttgaaccaataaacaatttttattttttataaataatttttgttagatagttgggattatatttaggaaaaagcggtttaaaaccaaactattaaatagtttgagaaaaaatgatgcagtttcaaacatgtccggttggaaaaatattaaaatgatgcagtatcaaacacggaataatcacatatcaaaattgaattaggaaaccggtggttaatgacaaaccaaaaacaattaaaaaagaaaccaatacAGAATGTCCAAAATATCactaatgaatacaaaagaaagcctctttaataggggtaaacagagtaaaaatccaaatgtgcttgtactttaatagtatagatattctTAAGAATATATGTtcatataaatctatatcactTCCTTTTTTTCTCAGTTTCTATCAATAGatcatatcattttaatttcaatCATTTTTGAGGATATAAGTAAAAAGAAAGGTTACATACTTGAAATAAACATAACAAATGAGTCGTAGAAAGGAAGAAAGATAGATATTTGTAGTGATACCATTAAGGCACTAACTGAAACCTCTCCAGCTTTCATATAGATAGAAAATGTTATTAATACGGTAGCAGTGATTTATTCACAAATGTACTCTTTgccaaaatttacaaaacatatgAACGAAACTGATTTGTATTATGCTAGGTTTAAactttatctatcttattaaaactcaagtacaaaatcattttgtttggttacttgaataagagtattaaaaaaatttggtttgtttgaaaacatggattgtagtcttttaaaaaaaaaaataattttgtttggaaacaaagatagtagtattaaacagaaaaaataatgggattaagttattaagtccattataaaagaatgttgtcaatatatatataagaaaaatacaatacaaaacccaatttgaaatatcaactcaaattatggtttttatatttcatattaagtttttaaattataatatatgtaattatttatatgatgatacatattaaatactattaattatatgattacttatatgatggtacatataatatacaattaattatatgatgaaattatacgatatataataatgactaaggatggattttcagacatccatacgggtttggttctgatcggtttgtgtttcgggttttcgaggtcaaagatttcagtcctattaggatgtttctaaatttttgtttgagtttgattcggatctttgcgggtttgagtttggataacctatttaaattatttttaaagttttaaatcactatatattttaaatttcttaaaatctataaataaagtaatatattacctataaatttaaataacatatgtcagaatacctaagctgaacatatcaattggtttgatttaaaattttggatacgaaatcaataattattttaagtatttttagtgatttgagtatactttaactatttcagatatttgtttttgactatctatatacattttcaagtattttaaaccaatttaaaagtatcaatcttgatgttttatatacgttaaatataaaaataattaatatataagtatataaatctatttttagataattttaggtacacgaatacttcggttcggatccgattcggttctctaactaataaaattttgaataattcgaatatttaatcaatttatgttcaggtttggtactatatttacggattggtatcagttctgttcctcggattcattttaccaaaccctaataattacatgaaaaacaaatatcatcatatttttaaaaatatacatccgaggaggtgcagagatcaaagtttataatcatttattttaacaacaagccaaataaatatgttgattgaagagcgaataaaataaaactagagaaatacatagtttaccagagatactctatgtgtcgaatttattataaagaaaattttattaaaataaataaattcaataattacaaacaaataatatatttcataaaagtaaaaaataatatccgcgctttcgaagcgcggatcaaaatctagtttatactTATTTGTGATAGCGCTCAATAACCTATCCCTTATGCTCAACAAGGCGGCTCAGGAAATGCGTTTCAGTTACCACCTCAACTGTGCCTCGTCTAGACTGACACACCTCTGCTTTGCTGACGATCTTCTGATCTTTATTGATGGCTCTCTGGAGTCGGTTCAAGCAGTGCTCCAAGTCCTCCGAGAATTCGAAGCGCGCTCTGGTCTGGCAGTGAGTGTGCACAAGACTTCGTTCTTTGCTTCAGGTTTATCATCTGCTGAAACTGATGCCATTCAGGTCTCCACGGGCATGCCTTTAGGTTCCCTCCCGGTTTGCTACCTTGGCGTCCCGCTCTGCACAAAGAAACTAACCTTATTAAACTGTGAAGGATTGCTACAGCAAATCAAGAGCAAATTCTCATCCTGGAGCTCTAAGGCGTTATCTTTTGCAGGACGTTTGCTACTTATAAAACAGTGGTCTCGGGTATTACAACGTTTTGGTGCTCTACGTTCATTTTGCCTAAGGGATGCATCAAAAGGATAAATTCTTTATGTGGGGTTTTTCTGTGGCAAGGGAACATTGAAGCTCACCACACAGCAAGAGTTTCTTGGAGTGAGGTAACTAAGCCTAAAAGAGAGGGAGGACTAGGTATCAATGGACAATGATCTACTGCTATGGAATAAACCATGCTGTCTGAAGTTAATCTGGCTATTGTTCTTTCAAGCGGGTTCAGTTTGGGTCGCTTGGTTTAAGGAGGAAGTACTTAATGGTGATCTAAGCAACCTATGGATAACTACTCCTAACAGAAGGTTCTCCTGGCAAGTTAATAAACTCCTAAAACTAAGCCCTTTGATTTATAAATGGATTCACCTCAGAGCATCGAATGGCCTCTCATGCCGGTTTTGGACAGACAACTGGTCCCATTTTGGTAACATGAGAGAGTTTCTGCAACTTGGTCCTGCCTCCATGGGAATCGCTACGTCGGCAACATTGGCATCTCTCTTCACCAACAACTCCTGGCGTCTACCTCCAACACGATCTGAAAGACAGGTTCAATTACACGCCCACTTAACTACCATCGTTCTAAATAATGATGATGACTTCTACGAATGGGTAATCGATGGAAAActggaaacaaaattttctatTGGGAGTGTGTATAATAACCTTCGAGTGCAGGGAATGTATGTCTCGTGGTTCCGGTTCATCTGGATCAAGGGAGGTATACCTCGACATAGCTTCTTGGCATGGCTATTTGTGCTCAACAGGTGTCCAACCAGAGACAGAATCATCGACTGGGGGTTGCGAACTTCGCCTCTATGCCTGCTCTGTAATTCTGCTCCTGAAAGCAGGGATCATCTTTACTTCGACTGCCCGTTTACTTGGAGTATCTGGAGTTCGCTGGCGCCCCGCTCTGGACTCAACCCTGCAAGGTCATGGTCATCAGTATTGGCTCAACTAGGGTCGCTGCGCCCACAAACGCCGAGAGGAAGGCTTACCTTGCTTTGCTGGCAAGCTTGTCTCTATTGGATTTGGACGGAAAGAAACGCTAGACTGCACCGAAACATCTTCCGATCGGTGGAAGGCATATCTCGCTTAATAGATAGGCAGATCAAAGACCGTCTCCTGAGCTTTAGGTCTTCGAATCCTGCTGCTTCCTCCACCATGATGCAACAGTGGCTCTCCTAATCGCCTTGCTGCAACGACAACTCTACTCATCGATGGTGTGATCAAGCTTCTCTCAAACCGTCGATGTCTACAAGAAACTTCCATCTCTCTACTGTCTTTTCATCTTACTGGGCTTCTTTCTTTAGGTTAGTTACTTAATGGGTCTTGATATGAGATTTATCTATGTAATGTGTATTTGGGTTGGGCCTTGAAACTAAAGCCTTGGAGTTGTATTTTTTACATTTCTCCTGCATTTCAATATAaaatcagtttcaaaaaaaaaaaactttatttacaTCATCACTAGACATATCATGGAACcaacaaaccaaaccaaacccaaatTACTTTAGTAGCAAGAAAATAAGTTATGGATTTACTAAAAAAACTAATGCCTCACTAAAACTGTTCTAAGAAACCGATTGGAACAGTTGTCAAACCTAGGTCATTTACTCATTATATCGATGAAGTAAGTTTTCTTCCTGTTTTACATGCATATATTTCACTGAGACTACGTATTCTAGGTTcctttctcttgcttatactaaCTAGAGATTTTTTCCGCGCTATGCGCGGattgtatattttaatttattatacttatatatttatttattatttaaattatattttcgtgTTATTCTcgaatgtttttaataaatttatatttgttgtGTATTGAATATtagctattttatttttaaatttgtattatataatgtttatgattttttattataaaaaaagatttCCATAAAATGAACATATAATATAGTACGTTAATTTGTTTAAGTTAAGAATATGACTTGTTTAGTATCCAAAAACTACTTTGTAAAATAGTTAGAATAAATACACAACTCTTAATTTGGTGACTTACATTTATATGATTTCCTTACTAATTTatagtaaattattttaaattaaatttagcaTGTAGTTTATTCTATATAGCTTTTGTAAATTATTTGGTattcaaaaacaatttaatcCATCCACTTACTTGTATCAAATTAAGTCAAGTTTTTGTGTAATGCATATAATTGTTTCTTATGTAGATTGTTTTAATCTTCTATTCTAGAAGCTGTTCACTTATAAAAATTATGGTTGATTTTTAAATGTGGTAACTGAATAAGAGAATTtgttcttttagttttttttttttgaactttggCTAATTTGTTCTTTTAGTTACAGGGAAGTGATATAAGATTAATTTGTAGTTTgttctttttgttaatttattgatttatatttagctattttggtttgtttttattttcattttctggTTGCTGTATtgttatatttcatattaaacgTAAATATGATTTTCCATATTGATTTGatattcaaattattattttatatttttgtgtattGTGAGAATATGAAACTATATGGAGcctgttatatattattaagctAATTTAAAGATAACTTTTAATTAATGGAATATCTTTAacatgtatattattatataatttggattgctttatatttttgatttaccAATAGAGTAATGGAAGGATATTCTATCTTCGCTATATCTAATCGTTGGTTggttaaattaattatttgaaacatTAATTTAAGAGACAAATACATAATCTTAAAAGGGTTCTCCTACAAATTAATGAGTGAAGGATTATTTCTCCACATGAATTCACAGGTACCGTCATCATATGATCGAAAAACATGTCTTAAATATAGAGATTAGATAAATCAGATTGTGAAATAGAGATACGAAAGTGCAGACTGAGCAATTCACTCTACTCGAAACAACATGCTTGCATCCCTACATAATCTTGACGACTTCGTTAATACGAAATTCTCCAAAATGATGACGCATACATCAGATTACTCGCCCTGCTGAAGTAATGCGAAGTTAGCTGGATCGTTCATGTCTACGATGATTTCAACTGAAACTCCGGCAGCGATCTACAAACAGTCCACAAACAACGATTTAAAAATTTCTTCTCAATATAATTGCGAAGACATGCGTGGTTCTGGTTTTTAACTTTGCCCGATTCAACATGATATCAAGCTTGATGAAGAAGTCATGCACTGTTAATTGATCTTTTGAGGCCGAGTTCTGCAAAAAAACTCTTTAGAGGTGAGAATACCCAATAAAAGAATTTAATAGGGCGACTCAACTATTAAATTTGAGTTTGTATATATACTTACAGTAGTTGCTGCTTTGATTTTTCCAGTTTTTGGTCCATCGTCAAAATCTTTGAGAGGCAACATGCATCTCAAATGGTTCTTCATGAGAAGGTTTGAGAAGCTTTGAGACTTGCTTTCGTCCCTGGAAACAATTGAAGTTTATCCATTTTAAATCCTGAGTGAGCAATCTAACTTACAATCAGCACTGATAATCCCTTTCCCATTGAGAATAACCATAAGAACATTCAAAGTTCTATTATAAAATCAGTACCTTTATCTGGTCGCATTGGATCCATCACTATGGAAAAGCAAAGCAATGCAAAGGTTAGTCTTTTTGTTTGCAAAAGCTCtattatatatactttgaaCCAAAGTAGACACATCCACAAAGGATGGGGTTTCTTGGTTGTCTTGTCTCTTGTGGTAAGATGCTTAGTACTGACCTTATCACTCTATGACTGCTGATTCACAGAGAATAAGATCTTTTGTAATATCCTGTTTTTTATTCAAGAGAACAAAGCTCAGCAGGAATTCTGAAAAAAAGTAATCAACAACCATACTGTAAATCATATATCAAATTATGATGAGAATAACAGATTTGATACATTGTTGCTAAGAACccaaaataatagtttataaaactatatacagATGCGAATGTAAAGAATGTGGCAAACAATACATAATCTCACCAGAAAGACTTGACACAGCAGACTAAGGCTTTCCCCTAAAAAAAGGCTTCTCCTTTCAGATTGCATTTATACACTTGATTTTCAGTCATTCAACTGCTTTTAATACTTTTATCATTCAAAAGAGGGTGTAACACTCTAGCCAAATTCTACACACGGggttttcaaaaacaaatattggcaaaaagttaaaaattttgtaatacCATTCGATACAGGCGCTATGCACATGGACAACATTTGATATGGCATTTCTCCAATGGCCTAGCAAAAAATATTGATACAACCAACTGAGTAAACCTCACAACAACGAAATGCTCAGACGTAAAGAAAGACTTTTAGCTCAGATACCCTATCAGATTGGCAGAATCCACATATCGTTATGTTACATGAGGTCGAATACGGTGTACGTAAGACAAAACCTGACATAAGAATTCAATTAAAGACATAATCCGCGACCTTTCGCTATCCTAAGAAACAAAGTTTTTCTTAACCTTGGAAGAAGTTTGCAGGAGGAACGATATGGTCGGGGCTGAGGCTTCCGTCTTCTACGATGGTGTCCATCAAGACGTTTCCTTCATCAAACTCTTCCAAAGCATGAAACCTTCATATACACACATGTTAAAATTATCATTACACAATAGCATATGTTCAAAAATCCAACATACTTACAGTTTACAAAACCTCTTTTTATCACCACTAAGGTAAGAAAGGGTGAACAACAAAGAGATCTCAGaaatttaacaaacaaaagaatCAGGCTACAAAAAGTATTTTATcttaaacctgattaaaaagGCTCCATTAATTAGATGCAATAGCTAATATCCGTCTAGAAAAGATCACTTGTGAGAAAGCGAATCGAGTGGTTCATGTCAACGGTTCTGTGCAAATGAGGcgagttaagaaaatatatatggtGCAGATGAGGGAATGGAAGGGTCGTCCCCATTGGAGGATCACTAAATAAAGAGAGCTTTGAAGAATGGAAGTGGTCCAAGTGGAGAAGGAGTTATGTTAAGATGAAGGTTGGAGTTGGCTTTTTTGGtcagaagaagaggaagggATACGCTGAGAAGGGAAGACAAAAAGATTAATTGGGCTACATATTGGGTTTCTTAAGCTGAATCgtgaacaaagaaagaaaattagatCAAGGCCTCTTTTAAATCTAGTTTAGGAGATAATGAGGATGATGTGTCAGTTCTGTTAGCTGTGATTTTTTTGCCTATGTGGCATATCTCTCCTTGTAGTATATCCCGCTTTTACTACTTgttagatattattattatcttatcataaatatattttggatataatGATATTTTGGTGTATTATTTAagttagtaatattttttttatttttttttgtcagcttaAGTTACCAATATTTGTACCtctaaatttaacaaaaataaaaagtaaaataagtAGTTATATTCCAATAATACTTGGGGGTGAGATTTcactatattatatatgttagtAATATATGTACCTCTACTTTAACAAAATGCATGGTAAAACATATAgatggatatatttttaaatacatcataaatattttagatttataaatacacatcacaaattacaaaattgtaatttatagcaaaataaaagtagaaaaaatatttacgTGATGCATTTTGGCTTTACCGTTACTgagaatcacaaaaaaaaaaaagaagttgtgATAATTTCATATTAAACTGAGGATACTACAGAtgatcaaataatatttttagtcgggctcggttatttcggatcgaGTTTGGAAATTTAGATTTAGATAAACATTTAAATTCTTCATTGCTCAAGATTTTGTACTGAAAATCTTACCTTTAATTTAactgattttctatttttattggttagacGATTAGTAGATTTGGAGGTAAAAGTTTTAAAACGGAAAAACTAATCTGGTTgttattttgagattttgaatgtaatttttattaatatatgaaacaaaaacTTGATATGTAATTTAAGTGAGAAGTCAATCACTTTGTtcgtaattatatgtatattattcgATCTTTGATTCATATGcaatatcaatttaaatattttgaataaaatgagagaattaaataagaaatatagGGTCTAAATTAGAAATATAGGGTTAAATATACCTATGTTATTTTACCTTCAGATATCCATTTGGATTCAAATATTATCCATTCTGGTTCGGATACCCAGTATCTCATAACTTAATATCCGTTCGGATTCGGTTTAGGTTTTTCGAATCAGATTCGGGTATGGATTCAGATATCGAATAACATGTCCATGTTTAATCCGTGCGTAGCTCAGTAAAAAAAATCTAGTATTAGTAAAGAAGATATCATGTGAGATGATTAAAACTGATTTTTATTGACAAATCACActatagatatttaaatttaaataaagattAGATTGTAATTTCAAACACAAACGCCAGTCGGCGTTAAACACCATTCACAAACGCTAATCGACATAGTATGATTCATATTTTtctgaataaaatataagaaacgTAAGAAGTCAAAACCAAGTAAATACAAACCTGATTGTTTCACTTATTTATATCGTCTCTGCTTCCCTTGAACTCGGAGTTCTATCAATTATCCGATCTTTTCGGAAAATAAAATGTAACGGTGTGTAGCAAAGACCACACAATACAAGCGGAACAGCCATCATCCACATGATCCCCTTTGACAACGCCTCTGCCTCACGGCCAGAATCTATAATCTCATCAGTTCCTTTTGCGTCAAACCCGAAAACTTTCTCCGACATAATCCCAACCAAAGGTGCACCAAACGATGAAAATGACACTTCGAGTGCACGATCAAAGGCATAGATCATGGTTCGATGCGTAGGAGGAACAATCTCGGACAAAATTGGAGAGTTGATAGCTGGTCCACACCAAGTGATGGTGAGACCCATTATAAAAAGAGTGACCAAGTAGATGTAGTAACTGCTAGTTGACTGTGGGATTATTCTTAAGAGAATAATGGAGAATAAAGCTCCCATGAAAATGCTGAATTGTGCACACATTACTCTCCCTGAGTTTGGAAATATACGAGACATTTTGTCTGCTACTATTCCCCCAACCAAAGACCCTATTGCTTGTCCGGTTGTGAACATCCCGCTCAGAGATGCCGTCTTATTATGATCAAATCCTGAAAAGTGAAAATATTTTGAGAACTAAGAGCATGCAGATGGAGTTCATGTTTCATAAGAATATTGTCGAATAATAATGGAAGTTAGAATAAACAGAGTTCCATTCGAGATGTCTTCAGGCCTATTCTTTGGTAAGTAGACATCTCGAATGGAACTTGAACATATATATGACCCCTAGAGTGAATAGGCCTGAAAACACCTAAACTCtgatatattatatctaaacTAAATGGTTCATTAAATCATTCTCCTTGAACTCTGCACACCAGATCTTATTACTACTAACCCAAGGGATATgagaga is a genomic window containing:
- the LOC108838571 gene encoding uncharacterized protein LOC108838571; translated protein: MRFSYHLNCASSRLTHLCFADDLLIFIDGSLESVQAVLQVLREFEARSGLAVSVHKTSFFASGLSSAETDAIQVSTGMPLGSLPVCYLGVPLCTKKLTLLNCEGLLQQIKSKFSSWSSKALSFAGRNIEAHHTARVSWSEVTKPKREGGLAGSVWVAWFKEEVLNGDLSNLWITTPNRRASNGLSCRFWTDNWSHFGNMREFLQLGPASMGIATSATLASLFTNNSWRLPPTRSERQVQLHAHLTTIVLNNDDDFYEWGMYVSWFRFIWIKGGIPRHSFLAWLFVLNRCPTRDRIIDWGLRTSPLCLLCNSAPESRDHLYFDCPFTWSIWSSLAPRSGLNPARSWSSVLAQLGSLRPQTPRGRLTLLCWQACLYWIWTERNARLHRNIFRSVEGISRLIDRQIKDRLLSFRSSNPAASSTMMQQWLS